CTGAAACTACACAagaattataaaaaattattaattacGAAATTTAAACGATCATTGATACATgctaaagaattattagatttaaCTAATGAGgaatcaattaatgatattaaagtagaattatttgtttatacggcattaattattggtcaattatcaattgttaaaaaaaattgggaaAAAACCCTTCATGCTTTTTCAATAGCTAAATGTGGTTTAGATTATTTATACAACACacataacaataataataataataataataataatggtgaagatgaaaacaatgatgatgatgaagaagaagctgATTCATTTAACAAAacattatttaatgaattaattgaaacatTAGTTGATCCATCATTAAATTTGGCTATTTCACAATTGGAAATTCATTCAACTActgatttgaaatcaattgctCGTAAACATTGTCATGATAATGAAGTACCTTATTTGACACcagttttgaatttaattgatagtaaatatactactactgctgAGAATATTGCtaatgaagataattttgaaatttctaAACAAGTCAATTGGAGAGATCATTCAgcatatatttataatgatgaagtggcattaaaaatttcttatttgaataataatattcatTGGGATAAATCTAATgatattaatcaatttgacTCAATTATTACTCAATGGaatgaaattttatcattGCATAAATCCGACACAGAAAGAAAtcaagatgatgatgatttagaaCAAGTACAAAATCGTGCCATCTTATTGACGTatattaattataatttattatttaccACCTTGAAAAgagatttattattgattggaCAATTAGccaaaattgatgataataaagatATCATTAGATTATTCAATGGGATTCTTGTTATTgttcaaaatttaaaagattTACCAGGGGtttataatgatgaagatttatATGATTCATTAgataatttagaaaaatttttcattgctcaaaaaaatcaagtaATTGCTGAATCTTATCAATTTAATAGTCAATTTGCTGAActgttgaaaatttatcaatttattaatcaagaaatttccaatgcaacaacaacaacaaaacaaggATCATCATCTTTTTATAAAACTGATTTCCCATTTAATATTAGTAcaaatgaacaaattgctattttcaaaaatgatatcaccaagaaaatattacaaaatcaaattagtGCTCAATTTGAACAATCTAAAGTGATATCAAGTTCACCATATactattgaaaatttgaataaatatcCTAAAGGATTGACAActattataaatttaaacaaaattgaaccAATGATGTGTAAACCAGtattatttgatgttgcctttaattatatttcatATGATTCAACCAAAcaaaccaccaccaataccGCTACTACCACTCCAGTGGAAACTTCGTCCcctgatgttgatgaaacaattgataatgaaaattccaaaaaacGGGGATTCTTCGGTATATTTGGACGTCGTTAGAATAAGtaatatatgtatatatatctttAAATCTACATAAGTAATACTAGTAATATCATGTCAATTCTATTATTAATGTAATGCGTgtcttttattttgtttacaaatttttcatttttcatttttcacaacacatcatcaacaagaaaaaaaaatatttcaatccCAATTTGTTTGACATTCAAATTGATCTAATTAGTTTCAGTAGATTATAAACATCCTTGATCTGGACTTGTCCCTTCATATATAAACACTCAAATGACAACTCAGaaacaacaccaacaacaacaccaccTACAACTGGGACAAGAGAAAAATAAAGCATTGACATTGATAATATGTGTTTGTGGATTATATGGGACGTTTTTAACATGGTCAATTTTACAAGAACGTATAAATACAAAACCATatggtgataataatgaatatttCAAGGCAccaataattataaatttaattcaaGCATTATTTGCATCAATAATTGGATTCATATATAATTAtgtcaccaccaccaccacttcCACAAAAACCacaaccaaaaccaaaaccaaaaccaataGTAATCCATTTTCGATATTTTTCACTAATGGGAAACAAAATTGTAAtgttttaaaatttatgattttaatttcaattactTCAAGTATTGCATCACCAATTGGgtataaatcattaaaacaTTTAGATTATTTAGCTTATTTATTAGCTAAATCATGTAAATTAATCCCCGTAATGATTGTtcattttatattttatcaaaccaaattccccaattata
The sequence above is a segment of the Candida albicans SC5314 chromosome 3, complete sequence genome. Coding sequences within it:
- a CDS encoding signal recognition particle subunit (Ortholog(s) have role in SRP-dependent cotranslational protein targeting to membrane, translocation and cytosol, nuclear periphery, signal recognition particle, endoplasmic reticulum targeting localization); the encoded protein is MESPLATTLGTRMSAYLITSNDFKKQRQKINKQIKNLRHELNLINHDSKKYKVVKFTKDQYQSNKNYGLIYLLLAERDFLYGLEMKNILEIDDIKSKSKSKSNSNSKLHKNYKKLLITKFKRSLIHAKELLDLTNEESINDIKVELFVYTALIIGQLSIVKKNWEKTLHAFSIAKCGLDYLYNTHNNNNNNNNNNGEDENNDDDEEEADSFNKTLFNELIETLVDPSLNLAISQLEIHSTTDLKSIARKHCHDNEVPYLTPVLNLIDSKYTTTAENIANEDNFEISKQVNWRDHSAYIYNDEVALKISYLNNNIHWDKSNDINQFDSIITQWNEILSLHKSDTERNQDDDDLEQVQNRAILLTYINYNLLFTTLKRDLLLIGQLAKIDDNKDIIRLFNGILVIVQNLKDLPGVYNDEDLYDSLDNLEKFFIAQKNQVIAESYQFNSQFAESLKIYQFINQEISNATTTTKQGSSSFYKTDFPFNISTNEQIAIFKNDITKKILQNQISAQFEQSKVISSSPYTIENLNKYPKGLTTIINLNKIEPMMCKPVLFDVAFNYISYDSTKQTTTNTATTTPVETSSPDVDETIDNENSKKRGFFGIFGRR